Below is a genomic region from Citrobacter europaeus.
TTTAAGCGAAGCGCAGGCACAGGAAATGTATCGTTACCTGGCGATTGCCAACTACGAAGATCGTTTCGTGGTACCGAGCAGCCATCGCGAACTGGCGCGTGACGCGTTCCCGGAGAAAAGCGGTTGTGGCTTTACCTTCGGCGACGGTTGCCATGGTTCTGATACTAAATTCAATCTGTTCAACAGCCGCCGCATTGACGCTGTTGATGTGACCAGCAAAACGGAGCCGCACCAATGATTGAACTCGTCATTGTTTCGCGTCTGCTCGAGTACCCGGATGCTGCCCTGTGGCAGCATCAGCAGGAACTTTTCGATGCACTCGCGTCATCTGAGAACCTGGATAAAGAGGATGCCCAGACCCTGGGCGTTTTCCTTCGCGATCTGACCGCGCAGGACATGCTGGATGTACAGGCCGCCTACAGCGAACTGTTTGACCGTGGCCGCGCCACATCGCTGCTGCTGTTTGAACATGTTCACGGTGAGTCCCGCGACCGCGGTCAGGCGATGGTTGATCTGATGGCGCAGTATGAGCAGCACGGTTTGCAGCTCGACAGCCGCGAACTTCCCGATCATCTGCCGCTGTATCTGGAATACCTTGCGCAGTTGCCAAAAAGTGAAGCGTTAGGTGGTTTGCAGGATATCGCGCCGATTCTGGCTTTGCTCAGCGCTCGTTTGCAACAGCGTGAAAGCCGTTATGCGGTGCTGTTCGATCTGCTGTTAAAACTGGCGAATACCGTTATCGACAGCGACAAAGTGGCTGAAAAAATTGCGGATGAAGCACGTGATGATACCCCACAAGCGCTGGATGCGGTCTGGGAAGAAGAGCAGGTAAAATTCTTCGCCGATCAGGGGTGTGGCGAGTCGGAAATCTCCGCTCACCAGCGTCGTTTTGCCGGGGCCGTTGCGCCGCAGTATCTGAATATCACCACCGGAGGACAGCAATAATGCACTTCCTGAATACGTTCTTCTTTGACATCTATCCGTACATTGCGGGTTCTGTCTTTCTGATCGGCAGTTGGCTGCGTTATGACTATGGGCAATATACCTGGCGTGCGGCCTCCAGCCAGATGCTGGATCGCAAAGGGATGAACCTGGCGTCAAACCTGTTCCATATCGGGATCCTGGGGATTTTTGCCGGGCACTTCCTTGGCATGCTGACGCCACACTGGATGTATGAAGCGTGGTTGCCGCTTGAAGTGAAACAAAAGATGGCAATGTTCGCGGGCGGTGCCAGTGGTTTGATGTGTCTGATTGGTGGCGTACTGCTGCTAAAACGTCGTCTGTTCAGCCCACGCGTGCGGGCGACCACCACCGGAGCGGATATTTTGATCCTCTCGCTGCTGGTGATTCAGTGTGCGCTGGGCCTGCTGACCATTCCGTTCTCCGCCCAGCATATGGACGGTAGCGAGATGATGAAGCTGGTGAACTGGGCGCAGACAGTGGTGACTTTCCACGGCGGAGCGTCTCAATATCTGGATGGTGTTGCGTTCATTTTCCGTATGCACCTGGTGCTGGGTATGACGCTGTTCCTGTTGTTCCCGTTCTCGCGTCTGGTACACATCTGGAGCGTTCCGGTCGAATATCTGACACGCAAATACCAGATTGTTCGCGCGCGTCACTAATCGGTTATCTGTTCAAGACAAAACCCTGCTCCGGCGGGGTTTTTTTATGCCTGTTTGCCGGATGGCGACGTTAACACCTTATCCGGCCTACACAGGTGTCAGTGAGCTTTGTAGGTCTGATAAGCCCAGCGCATCAGGCAAATTAGGGCATTGCAGATGAATGAGGTGTGTTGCTTTATGAAGTGATGGTGGTGGGGGAAGGATTACTCAGCGCTGCGCGCTTCGCCCTTCGGGTCGTTGCCTTTGGCAACGCTTTCTCGCTACGCTCGAATCGAACCTTAGCCGAAGTTTCTCATCCTTCCCGCATGGGCAGAATATAGGGCATTGCAGATGAATGAGGTGTGTTGCTTTATGAAGTTATGGTGGTGGGGGAAGGATTACTCAGCGCTGCGCGCTTCGCCCTTCGGGTCGTTGCCTTTGGCAACGCTTTCTCGCTACGCTCGAATCGAACCTTAGTCGAAGTTTCTCATCCTTCCCGCATGGGCAGAATATAGGGCATTGCAGATGAATTGGGTGTGTTGCTTTATGAAGTTATGGTGGTGGGGGAAGGATTCGAACCTTCGAAGTCGATGACGGCAGATTTACAGTCTGCTCCCTTTGGCCGCTCGGGAACCCCACCAGGGGTATACTAATTTGTGAATCTAACGTAATGAATGGTGGTGGGGGAAGGATTATTCGTCGCTTCGCTCCTCACCCTTCGGGCCGTTGCCGTTGGCAACGTTCTCTCGCTTTCGCTCGAGTCGAACCTTAATCGAAGGCTCTCACCCTTCCCAGTAAGTGCAAACTTCAGCATAGCTTATTGGGGTTACTACATCGCTGTAGTGAATAATGGTGGTGGGGGAAGGATTCGAACCTTCGAAGTCGATGACGGCAGATTTACAGTCTGCTCCCTTTGGCCGCTCGGGAACCCCACCACAGGGTAAATTCATTATGCTGCTTGCATTCTATAGTGATAAGGATTATTCGGAGCTAAAGCTCCTCACCCTTCGGGCCGTTGCCTGCGGCAACGTTCTCTCACTATCGCTCGAGTCGAACCTTGAAGTCGTTGACGGCAGATTTGCAGTCAGCTCCCTTATGATCGCTCGGGAACCCCACTAGGGGTAATGCTAGTTACTGGCCTGCTTCCGTTGGAAGCGGGGCGCATCATATCAAATGATGCGCCCCTGTAAAGTATTCCGTTGATAAAAAAGAACTGGTTGCCTGATTTTTACGCGTAAAGATGTAAAGGTAACCAATTAAATTATCAATCGATTACAGAATAATCGTTCGGTTGCCGTAAACAAACACGCGTTGAGCCAGCACTTGATACAGTGCGCGGCTTAATACATTTTTCTCAACGTCACGACCCGCACGCATCATGTCTTCTGCGGTGTAGGTGTGATCAACGTGAATCACGTCCTGCATAATGATTGGACCTTCATCGAGGTTATCATTCACGTAGTGAGCCGTTGCGCCGATGATCTTCACACCGCGCTCATAAGCCTGATGGTAAGGACGAGCACCAATAAACGCCGGCAGGAATGAATGGTGGATATTGATAATCTTATTCGGGAAGCGTGAAACAAACGTTGGCGTCAAAACGCGCATGTATTTTGCCAGCACGACATAGTCTGGTTGGTGCGCGTCGATAGCGTCGGCCATTTTCTGGTCGTGTTCGTCACGCGTTAAACCTTCGTGGCTGACCAGCTCAAACGGAATATCAAACCGTTCAACCAAAGGGCGCAGCGTTTCGTGGTTGCCGATAACTGCCGCGATTTCAACATCCAGACCGCCATAATTGGCCTTCATTAACAGGTCGCCCAGACAATGTGCTTCCTTGGTGACCAAAATGACGATACGGCGGCGTCCTGCTGGCGTTAATTCACGAATGGAGCCATCGGGTAGGGCACTATCCAGATCGGCAAGCAGCGTGACGTCGTTAAAAATACCCTCCAGTTCGGTACGCATAAAAAAGCGCCCGGTACGGTGGTCCACGAACTCATTGTTTTGCACGATGTTCAGTTCATGCTTGTAACAGATATTCGTAATGCGTGCGATCAGACCTTTTTGGTCGGGGCAAATAGTACGCAGCACTTTTCGTTGTAATGAATGCATTTGCAGCGGTGATCCTGTTGAGAATGTTTGCAAAATTGATACTGTCGGGCGTTGATTAGCCGCAGCACTTTTTAAATTTTTTACCGGAGCCACAAGGGCAGGTATCGTTTCGTCCAATTTGAGGGCGTGTACCGTCTATATAGTACCACTGACCGTTTTCTTTTAAAAAACGAGAGCGCTCGATAATTGCGCCTGTTTTACCTTGTTCAGAAAACCGTGCAACAAAGCTGACATAGCCGACATTATCTGTGTCTGCCGTGTCTTGTTCAAAAACGTTCAGCCCGAGCCATTCGGTGTGGGCAAATCCTGCGATAATGTCGTCGCGAAACGCGGCGGCATGACAGTCCGGATGCCAGGTTCTGATAAGGTAATCTGCGTCTTTCATCACAAAAGCGCAGTAACGAGAACGCATGAGATGTGACGGCGTAGGTGCTACTTGCGCGCCGGACACATAACGGTAGCAACATAGGCTATACTCGACAGCGCTACCACAGGGACAAAGCTGAGACACAAAGTACTCCCTGGAATAAAAAAACGGCGTAAAAACGCCAGAGTGGCACTATGTTAACTGAGCGGTAGCGATGTTGCTACGTCTGCAAGCCAGGGGAAGTTTGTACGTACAATGAGAAAAATAAAAATTGGGCTGGCGCTAGGTTCCGGCGCGGCGCGAGGTTGGTCGCATATTGGCGTTATTAAAGCCCTAAAGCATATGGGCATTGATGTTGATATCGTGGCAGGGTGCTCCATTGGTTCGCTGGTTGGTGCAGCCTACGCATGCAATAAGTTACCTGCTCTAGAACAGTGGGTTTGTTCTTTCAGCTATTGGGACGTTTTACGTCTGATGGACCTCTCGTGGCGCAGGGGCGGTTTACTGCGTGGTGAACGGGTTTTTAATCAGTACCGTAATGTCATGCCGGTAGAAGCGATTGAGCAATGCACCCGACGTTTCGCCACAGTGGCAACTAATCTGAGTACGGGTCGGGAGCTATGGTTCACCGAAGGTGATTTGCACCTGGCTGTCCGGGCCTCATGCAGTATTCCTGGTTTGATGTCTCCCGTGGCGCATAATGGTTACTGGCTGGTCGATGGCGCGGTGGTGAATCCCGTTCCTGTGTCTCTAACCCGTGCGCTGGGCGCCGACATCGTTATTGCCGTTGATCTGCAACACGATGCGCATCTCATGCAGCAAGATTTACTCTCCTTCAACGTCAGCAGTGATACCGAAACGGGTGAGGATGCTGACGAACTCTCATGGCGTGCCCGCCTGAAAGAGCGCTTGAGCAATATAACGGCCAGGCGTACGGTGACCGCGCCGACGGCGATGGAGATCATGACGACGTCTATTCAGGTTCTGGAAAACCGTCTGAAACGTAACCGTATGGCCGGTGACCCGCCAGATATCCTGATTCAGCCGTTCTGTCCGCAAATATCCACGCTGGATTTTCACCGTGCCAGCGCAGCAATTGCTGCCGGACAACTGGCGGTCGAGAAGAAAATGGATGAGCTTCTACCCCTGGTGAAAACCAACGTCTAACGCATTTTTTTATCAACACTTAAGCAAATTCTGACAGGCGTGAGTAGCAATAGCATGCCACTATTTACTAAAGCCAGTCAGGGGGGAGAATATGACGCAGCCATTGGTCGGAAAACAGATTCTTATCGTTGAGGATGAGCCGGTATTTCGCTCACTCATGGACTCATGGTTTTCCTCTTTGGGAGCGACAACGGCGGTAGCTGGCGACGGACTTGAAGCACTGGATTTACTCGGGCATTTTAAACCCGACCTGATGATCTGCGACCTGGCTATGCCACGCATGAATGGTCTCAAGCTGGTGGAGTATCTGCGTAATCGTGGCGATCAGACCCCAATCCTGGTGATATCAGCGACGGAAAATATGTCTGACATAGCCAAAGCGCTACGATTGGGTGTCGATGATGTTCTGTTAAAGCCGGTGAAAGATCTTAATCGCCTGCGAGAAACGGTCTTTGCCTGCCTGTATCCCAATATGTTTAATTCACGCGTGGAAGAAGAAGAGCGGCTATTTCGCGACTGGGATGCGATGGTTGGTGATCCTGCTGCTGCAGCGAAGCTGTTGCAAGAATTACAGCCTCCGGTGTCGCAAGTGATTTCGCAATGTCGGATCAACTATCGCCAGCTGGTGGCCGCCGATCAGCCGGGGCTGGTACTGGATATTGCGCCGCTATCGGACCATGACCTTGCGTTTTATTGTCTGGATGTGACGCGGGCAGGGGATAATGGCGTTCTGGCGGCATTATTACTGCGTGCGCTATTTAACGGTTTGCTGCAGGAACAACTGGCGCATCAAAATCAACGATTGCCAGAGCTGGGTGCGTTATTGAAACAGGTAAACCATTTATTGCGTCAGGCTAATTTGCCCGGACAATTTCCTCTGCTGGTTGGCTATTACCACAGCGGATTAAAAAACCTGATTTTGGTATCAGCGGGGCTGAATGCGACATTAAATACAGGTTCCCACAATGTACAAATCAGCAATGGCGTTCCGTTGGGAACCTTAGGGAATGCATATCTTAATCAACTGAGCCAACGTTGCGAGTCCTGGCAGTGCCAAATTTGGGGGGCAGGTGGTCGCCTGCGCCTGATGTTGTCTGCGGAAT
It encodes:
- the purU gene encoding formyltetrahydrofolate deformylase, encoding MHSLQRKVLRTICPDQKGLIARITNICYKHELNIVQNNEFVDHRTGRFFMRTELEGIFNDVTLLADLDSALPDGSIRELTPAGRRRIVILVTKEAHCLGDLLMKANYGGLDVEIAAVIGNHETLRPLVERFDIPFELVSHEGLTRDEHDQKMADAIDAHQPDYVVLAKYMRVLTPTFVSRFPNKIINIHHSFLPAFIGARPYHQAYERGVKIIGATAHYVNDNLDEGPIIMQDVIHVDHTYTAEDMMRAGRDVEKNVLSRALYQVLAQRVFVYGNRTIIL
- the rssA gene encoding patatin-like phospholipase RssA; this translates as MRKIKIGLALGSGAARGWSHIGVIKALKHMGIDVDIVAGCSIGSLVGAAYACNKLPALEQWVCSFSYWDVLRLMDLSWRRGGLLRGERVFNQYRNVMPVEAIEQCTRRFATVATNLSTGRELWFTEGDLHLAVRASCSIPGLMSPVAHNGYWLVDGAVVNPVPVSLTRALGADIVIAVDLQHDAHLMQQDLLSFNVSSDTETGEDADELSWRARLKERLSNITARRTVTAPTAMEIMTTSIQVLENRLKRNRMAGDPPDILIQPFCPQISTLDFHRASAAIAAGQLAVEKKMDELLPLVKTNV
- the narI gene encoding respiratory nitrate reductase subunit gamma → MHFLNTFFFDIYPYIAGSVFLIGSWLRYDYGQYTWRAASSQMLDRKGMNLASNLFHIGILGIFAGHFLGMLTPHWMYEAWLPLEVKQKMAMFAGGASGLMCLIGGVLLLKRRLFSPRVRATTTGADILILSLLVIQCALGLLTIPFSAQHMDGSEMMKLVNWAQTVVTFHGGASQYLDGVAFIFRMHLVLGMTLFLLFPFSRLVHIWSVPVEYLTRKYQIVRARH
- the rssB gene encoding two-component system response regulator RssB; amino-acid sequence: MTQPLVGKQILIVEDEPVFRSLMDSWFSSLGATTAVAGDGLEALDLLGHFKPDLMICDLAMPRMNGLKLVEYLRNRGDQTPILVISATENMSDIAKALRLGVDDVLLKPVKDLNRLRETVFACLYPNMFNSRVEEEERLFRDWDAMVGDPAAAAKLLQELQPPVSQVISQCRINYRQLVAADQPGLVLDIAPLSDHDLAFYCLDVTRAGDNGVLAALLLRALFNGLLQEQLAHQNQRLPELGALLKQVNHLLRQANLPGQFPLLVGYYHSGLKNLILVSAGLNATLNTGSHNVQISNGVPLGTLGNAYLNQLSQRCESWQCQIWGAGGRLRLMLSAE
- the narJ gene encoding nitrate reductase molybdenum cofactor assembly chaperone, encoding MIELVIVSRLLEYPDAALWQHQQELFDALASSENLDKEDAQTLGVFLRDLTAQDMLDVQAAYSELFDRGRATSLLLFEHVHGESRDRGQAMVDLMAQYEQHGLQLDSRELPDHLPLYLEYLAQLPKSEALGGLQDIAPILALLSARLQQRESRYAVLFDLLLKLANTVIDSDKVAEKIADEARDDTPQALDAVWEEEQVKFFADQGCGESEISAHQRRFAGAVAPQYLNITTGGQQ
- a CDS encoding YchJ family protein — translated: MSQLCPCGSAVEYSLCCYRYVSGAQVAPTPSHLMRSRYCAFVMKDADYLIRTWHPDCHAAAFRDDIIAGFAHTEWLGLNVFEQDTADTDNVGYVSFVARFSEQGKTGAIIERSRFLKENGQWYYIDGTRPQIGRNDTCPCGSGKKFKKCCG